From one Lolium rigidum isolate FL_2022 chromosome 4, APGP_CSIRO_Lrig_0.1, whole genome shotgun sequence genomic stretch:
- the LOC124650278 gene encoding auxin transporter-like protein 2 translates to MVPGDHAEEAIVPMADGANGRGEVRAMDTAWDGGEDSEQQHGGGGKFSMKDLLWHGGSVWDAWFSCASNQVAQVLLTLPYSFSQLGMVSGLLLQVFYGLMGSWTAYLISVLYVEYRARKEKEGASFKNHVIQWFEVLDGLLGPYWKVAGLAFNCTFLLFGSVIQLIACASNIYYINDRLDKRTWTYIFGACCATTVFIPSFHNYRIWSFLGLGMTTYTAWYITIAAAVHGKVDGVKHSGPTSLMLYFTGATNILYTFGGHAVTVEIMHAMWKPRKFKYIYLVATLYVFTLTLPSAATMYWAFGDALLTHSNAFSLLPKTGWRDAAVILMLIHQFITFGFACTPLYFVWEKAIGMHHTGSIFLRALARLPIVVPIWFFAIIFPFFGPINSAVGALLVSFTVYIIPAVAHMLTYRSASARQNAAEKPPAFLPSWSGMFVVNLFVVVWVLVVGFGLGGWASVTNFVKQIDTFGLFAKCYQCPPKAHVGSPLSAPPHH, encoded by the exons ATGGTGCCGGGCGATCACGCGGAGGAGGCCATCGTGCCCATGGCGGACGGCGCCAACGGCAGGGGGGAGGTGCGCGCGATGGACACGGCGTGGGACGGCGGCGAGGACTCCGAGCAgcagcatggcggcggcgggaagTTCAGCATGAAGGACCTGCTGTGGCACGGCGGCTCCGTCTGGGACGCCTGGTTCAGCTGCGCCTCCAACCAG GTTGCGCAGGTGCTGCTGACGCTGCCCTACTCCTTCTCGCAGCTGGGGATGGTGTCGGGCCTCCTGCTGCAGGTGTTCTACGGCCTCATGGGCAGCTGGACCGCCTACCTCATCAGCGTCCTCTACGTCGAGTACCGCGCCCGCAAGGAGAAGGAGGGCGCCAGCTTCAAGAACCACGTCATACAG TGGTTCGAAGTCCTCGATGGGCTGCTGGGCCCGTACTGGAAGGTGGCTGGGCTCGCCTTCAACTGCACCTTCCTCCTCTTCGGCTCCGTCATCCAGCTCATCGCCTGCGCAAG TAACATCTACTACATCAACGACCGGCTGGACAAGCGGACATGGACCTACATCTTCGGAGCCTGCTGCGCCACCACCGTCTTCATCCCCTCCTTCCACAACTACCGCATATGGTCCTTCCTAGGACTCGGCATGACCACTTACACAGCATGGTACATCACAATCGCTGCTGCCGTCCACGGCAAG GTCGACGGCGTCAAGCACTCGGGCCCGACCAGCCTCATGCTCTACTTCACCGGCGCCACCAACATCCTCTACACTTTCGGAGGCCATGCCGTCACCGT CGAGATCATGCACGCCATGTGGAAACCTCGCAAGTTCAAGTACATCTACCTGGTGGCGACGTTGTACGTCTTCACGCTGACGCTGCCGTCGGCGGCGACCATGTACTGGGCATTCGGCGACGCGCTGCTCACGCACTCCAATGCCTTCTCCCTCCTCCCCAAGACCGGGTGGCGCGACGCCGCGGTGATCCTCATGCTCATCCACCAGTTCATCACCTTCGGCTTCGCCTGCACCCCGCTCTACTTCGTGTGGGAGAAGGCCATcggcatgcaccacaccggcagcaTCTTCCTCCGCGCCCTCGCGCGCCTTCCCATTGTCGTCCCCATCTGGTTCTTCGCCATCATCTTCCCCTTCTTCGGGCCCATCAACTCCGCCGTCGGCGCCCTCCTCGTCAGCTTCACCGTCTACATCATCCCCGCCGTGGCACACATGCTCACCTACCGCTCCGCCTCCGCCAGACAG AATGCGGCGGAGAAGCCGCCGGCATTCCTGCCGAGCTGGAGCGGGATGTTCGTGGTGAACCTCTTTGTCGTCGTGTGGGTGCTGGTCGTCGGCTTCGGGCTCGGCGGCTGGGCCAGCGTCACCAACTTTGTCAAGCAGATCGACACCTTTGGCCTCTTCGCCAAATGCTACCAATGTCCACCCAAGGCGCACGTTGGGTCGCCTCTCTCGGCGCCGCCGCACCACTAG